The Vibrio cyclitrophicus sequence CACCATATTCTGAACCATAGACTTATCAGCACCACCATTACCTGTCACCGCTTGTTTGATCAAACGAGCCGCGTATTCATGAACAGGCAAATCAGCATTCACTGCTGCTACAATCGCACTACCACGAGCTTGGCCAAGTTTAAGCGCTGAATCGGCATTCTTCGCCATGAACACTTGTTCGATCGCGAATACGTCAGGCTGAAACTGAGTAATGATCTCACTCACGCCTGCATAGATTTGCTTTAAGCGACCTGGCAGTTCTTTTTCGGAAGTACGAATACAACCACTACCTAAGTAATATAGATGGCGACCATTTTGACGAATCACGCCATAGCCGGTAATGCGAGAACCAGGGTCAATCCCTAAGATAATAGACATAACTTCAAATACTGATTATTTATACATGCTTTATGAGCTTAGTATATCGAACGCAAAAAAAAATGCCCGTCAAATTAACGGGCATTTTATTGTTCTACTGCAAAACTAAGCTCTAAAAAACTAAGCTCTTTAGAAAGTTAGGCTAATCGTTTGATTAGTCTTCTTTCTTCGCTAAGTTAACAGCGATTGCTAGCTCTTCCAGTGATGCTGGGTTTGCTAGGCTTGGCGCGTCTGTTAATAGACATGCTGCAGCTGTTGTTTTCGGGAATGCGATAACGTCACGGATGTTCTCTGTACCACAAAGAAGCATTGCTAAACGGTCAAGACCGAATGCTAGACCTGCGTGCGGTGGCGTACCGTACTTAAGCGCTTCAAGTAGGAAACCGAACTTCTCTTGCTGTTCTTTAGCTTCGATACCTAGGATACCGAATACAGCCGTTTGCATTTCTGCGCTGTGGATACGTACAGAACCGCCGCCTACTTCGTAGCCGTTGATTACCATGTCGTATGCATCAGAGTTAGCTGCTGCTGGGTTTGCTTTTAGCTCTTCCGCGCTCACACCAAGTGGTGATGTGAATGGGTGGTGCATTGCGTGAAGGTTGCCTTCGCCATCTTCTTCGAACATTGGGAAATCAATAACCCAAAGTGGAGCCCACGCTTTCTTGTCTGTTAGCTCTAAGTCATCACCTAGCTTGATACGAAGTGCGCCCATTGCTTCAGCAACGATGTTCGCTTTATCTGCACCAAATAGAATGATGTCGCCAGATTCAGCTTGAGTACGCTCAAGAAGACCGTTAATTACGTCTTCGTTTAGGAACTTAGCAACTGGAGATTGGATACCTTCCATGCCAGCAGCACGGTCGTTAACCTTCATCCAAGCTAGACCTTTCGCGCCGTAGATACCTACGTGCTCTGCGTAACCGTCGATTTGCTTACGAGTCAGCTTAGCGCCACCCGGTACACGGATTACTGCTACGCGACCTTTTTCGTCGTTCGCAGGGCCAGAGAATACTTTGAACTCAACATCTTTCAGTAAGTCAGCAACGTCTACTAGTTCTAGTGGGTTACGTAGATCTGGCTTATCAGAACCGAAACGACGAATCGCTTCAGAGAATGGCATTACTGGGAATTGACCCAGTTCAACATCTAGAAGCTCTTTCCACATATCGTGAACGAGCTTTTCAGTGATGTTACGTACTTCTTGAGAAGACAGGAATGATGTTTCGATATCGATCTGAGTAAATTCAGGCTGACGGTCAGCACGTAAATCTTCATCACGGAAACATTTAACGATTTGGTAGTAACGGTCAAAACCAGACATCATCAGCAGTTGCTTGAACAGCTGAGGAGATTGAGGAAGTGCGTAGAAGCTACCTTTATGAACACGGCTTGGTACTAGGTAGTCACGAGCGCCTTCAGGTGTCGCTTTAGTTAGTACTGGTGTTTCGATATCTAGGAATAGGTTCTCGTCTAGGAAACGACGAACGAAGCTAGAAGCACGTGCACGAAGCTTAATACGATCGCTCATTTCTGGACGACGAAGATCGATGTAACGGTACTTAAGACGCTGTTCTTCAGAGTTCGTTTGGTTGAAATCCAGTGGAAGCGCTTCTGAACGGTTGATGATCTCAAGGCCAGTTGCGTAAAGTTCAACTTCACCCGTCGCCATATCTTTATTTACTTGGCTGTCAGGACGAACACGTACTTCACCAGTAAATTTGATACAGAATTCATTACGCAGTTGGTTAGCGATCGGGAAGATATCTTTCATATCTGGATCGACAACAACCTGAACGACGCCTTCACGATCTCGCATATCGATAAAGATAAGACCGCCTAAATCACGGCGACGGTTTACCCAGCCGCACAATTCTACAGTTTGTCCCGCCAGGGACTTGTTCAGGTTACCACAGTAATGGGTACGCATAATGAATTTCCCAATCTCTTAATTATTTACTAATTTCCAAGCTGTCAGTGGTCATTCCACACAACAGAGCAAAGGAACATTTATACGCGGAAACTCGCTTAAAATCGACCTTCCACATTCGAATTTATTGTGTTTTATCTGGCTTTGCTGCTTTTTAGCCCATCAAGTGCGCAAAGATTCATCAAAACCGAAAAAATTGCGCTAATTATATCTCGAAAGTACCTTAATCGGCAAAAGTCTCGTACAGTAGTTTTTCGTTTCAACTTAAAAACTTTTTTTGATGACTAATGGCATGATGGATAACGGTGTAATAGATGGATGATCGTGTAATAACAACAGAAACTCTACCTCTAAGACTTGGATTAACCATGTGGTCTCACTCTGAGTGGCAAAGTCAGTTCTATGGCAAGGGAACCAAGCCTGCTGAACGCTTAGAAAAGTACACGCAAGTTTTTCATACCGTCGAGGGCAACACGACCTTTTACGCTACGCCAAGTATGTCTACCGTTCATAATTGGAAAGCCGCCAGTCACGATGATTTCAGGTTCACCTTCAAGTTACCCAAATTCATCACCCACCAGCAACAACTCAGACACTGCCAAGCAGAGCTCAAAGAGTTCTTGATGACTATGTCGCCACTCCACGACCGCATTGGTCAATGGACAATTCAACTGCCACACAGTTTTGAACCCAGCATGCTGCCTGCCCTACAAAAGTTTTGTACGTTATTTCCAAAAGACATGCAGCTTGGCGTTGAAGTTCGACACTTGGGTTTCTTTGATAAGGGTGATGCAGAGAAGCGCTTCAATCAGTGGCTAGTTGAGGAAGGCATCAATCGCATCATTATGGACAGTCGCCCTGTGTTCTCAGCGCCACCAACCACGGAAGCGGTGATCGATGCGCATCAGAAAAAGCCGCGTGTTCCCGTTCATGCGATTGCGACGGCCAATAACCCGATGATTCGATTTATTGGCCACCCAGACCAAGAACCTAATATTGAATTTTTTAAGCCTTGGTTTGCCAAAATTCCAAGCTGGCTTAATGAGGGCAAAGAACCCTATTTAATGATCCACACCCCAGACAATAATCACGCACCTGAACTTGCGATAGCTATTTATAAGCGGTTACAAAAGCAAGTGTCTGAAAATACGTCATTATTATTACCCGATCTCGCTCAGTTTCCGGCACAGAAAGGCAATCATCAAATCTCGATGTTTTGATAGTAAACAACCACTAACACACGTTCACTTTCATCAATCTCAGTTTTCGTGACACAAGCGATTTTTTTACGTAAAATACGTCCCCTTTTATTTGGTACGAATTCTGTGCCGATTACGCTGACTGTCGAGAGAGAATGCAATGAGCAACAAAGACAATATCTTTTCCGCTCCCATTGATAAAATTGGTGATTTCACCTTTGATGCAAGGGTTGCTGAAGTATTTCCAGATATGATTCAACGCTCGGTGCCTGGCTATAGCAACATCATCTCCGCTATTGGCATGTTGGCTGAACGCTTCGTAAAACCGCACTCAAACATCTACGACTTGGGTTGTTCTCTTGGCGCCGCTACATTGTCGATGCGCCGCCACATCCAGCAAGAAGGCTGTACGATTTTTGCTGTTGATAATTCAGAAGCGATGGTTGAGCGCTGTAAATTGCACGTTAATGCTTACCGCAGCGATACACCTGTCGAAGTGATTGAAGCGGATATTCGTGAAATCGAAATTAAAGACGCCTCTGTTGTGGTGCTGAACTTCACGCTGCAATTTCTGTCTCCGGACGACCGATACGCTCTGCTTGAAAAGATCCATGCTGGATTACGTCCGGGCGGTATTTTGATTCTGTCAGAAAAGTTTGTGTTTGAAGATGAAAGTTCAAATGAACTGCTTATCGATCTGCACCATGATTTCAAGCGTGCAAACGGATACAGCGAGCTTGAAGTCAGCCAAAAACGCAGTGCTATCGAAAATGTGATGCGTCCAGATTCAATTCCAGTTCATAAGCAGCGTTTTGAAAAGATTGGCTTCTCAAGCAGCGAAGTGTGGTTCCAATGCTTCAACTTCGGTTCGATGTTCGCGATTAAATAGCGCTGAACCACAATTGGCTAAAGTCTGAAGCTCTCATACTTTAGCCCTTAATTTCCTGTGTTATGGCGATAAGGCTGTACACATTATGAATTCCACAACGGTTAATATTATTCATGTTTAATTTTGCTAACTTTTATCAACTCATTGCCCAAGACACTCGCCTACAGCCGTGGCTCAATGTTCTTCCTCAACAGCTGACGGATTGGCAAAATGCAGAGCACGGTGACTTTGACCGTTGGTTACGTGCACTGAATAAGATCCCGCAAGGCGTGCCTGATCAAGTTGATTTAAAGAACTCTGTGACTATCGGCAGCAGCACACCATTTCAAACGGGTGAACTTAAAAAACTAGAGAGCTTATTAAAGACGTTCCACCCTTGGCGTAAAGGTCCTTATACCGTTCATGATATTCATATCGATACAGAATGGCGCAGCGACTGGAAATGGGATCGTGTACTTCCGCATATCTCACCACTTAAAAACCGCTCTGTACTCGATGTAGGTTGCGGTAATGGCTACCACATGTGGCGTATGCTTGGCGAAGGCGCTCGTCTAACCGTGGGTATCGACCCGTCGCACCTTTTCTTGGTTCAGTTTGAAGCGATCCGTAAGTTAATGGGCGATGACCAACGCGCGCACCTGTTACCTCTAGGTATTGAACAGCTACCAAAACTGGAAGCGTACGACACTGTATTCAGCATGGGTGTGCTTTACCACCGCCGTTCACCACTGGACCATTTGATTCAACTAAAAGACCAATTGGTGTCTGGCGGTGAACTGGTTCTTGAAACCTTGGTTATCGAAGGCGACGAAAACGCGGTACTGGTTCCGGTAGACCGTTACGCGCAAATGAGAAACGTCTACTTCTTCCCTTCAGCTCGCGCACTGAAACGCTGGCTAGAACAAGTTGGTTTTGAAAACGTACGCATCGTTGACGAAAATGTTACGACGGTTGGCGAACAACGCACAACAGAATGGATGACACATAACTCTCTTCCAGATTACTTAGACCCGAATGATCCAAGTAAAACAGTTGAAGGTCACCCAGCGCCGAGACGTGCAATTTTGGTAGCAACAAAGCCATAAATTTACTGCCCACAAAGCAGTGACATATTGATAAGATAAAACACAAGCCTATCAAGGCAACAAAACAATTGCTTGCATGGTCAAAAAGTCACCGTTAATTTCGCGGTGAACTTTGCTTCCTGAGCTCACGAATTGAACAAAA is a genomic window containing:
- the aspS gene encoding aspartate--tRNA ligase produces the protein MRTHYCGNLNKSLAGQTVELCGWVNRRRDLGGLIFIDMRDREGVVQVVVDPDMKDIFPIANQLRNEFCIKFTGEVRVRPDSQVNKDMATGEVELYATGLEIINRSEALPLDFNQTNSEEQRLKYRYIDLRRPEMSDRIKLRARASSFVRRFLDENLFLDIETPVLTKATPEGARDYLVPSRVHKGSFYALPQSPQLFKQLLMMSGFDRYYQIVKCFRDEDLRADRQPEFTQIDIETSFLSSQEVRNITEKLVHDMWKELLDVELGQFPVMPFSEAIRRFGSDKPDLRNPLELVDVADLLKDVEFKVFSGPANDEKGRVAVIRVPGGAKLTRKQIDGYAEHVGIYGAKGLAWMKVNDRAAGMEGIQSPVAKFLNEDVINGLLERTQAESGDIILFGADKANIVAEAMGALRIKLGDDLELTDKKAWAPLWVIDFPMFEEDGEGNLHAMHHPFTSPLGVSAEELKANPAAANSDAYDMVINGYEVGGGSVRIHSAEMQTAVFGILGIEAKEQQEKFGFLLEALKYGTPPHAGLAFGLDRLAMLLCGTENIRDVIAFPKTTAAACLLTDAPSLANPASLEELAIAVNLAKKED
- the ruvC gene encoding crossover junction endodeoxyribonuclease RuvC, which codes for MSIILGIDPGSRITGYGVIRQNGRHLYYLGSGCIRTSEKELPGRLKQIYAGVSEIITQFQPDVFAIEQVFMAKNADSALKLGQARGSAIVAAVNADLPVHEYAARLIKQAVTGNGGADKSMVQNMVMSMLKLPAKPQADAADALGVAITHANTNKTLVALAGKATGARKGRYR
- the cmoB gene encoding tRNA 5-methoxyuridine(34)/uridine 5-oxyacetic acid(34) synthase CmoB — protein: MFNFANFYQLIAQDTRLQPWLNVLPQQLTDWQNAEHGDFDRWLRALNKIPQGVPDQVDLKNSVTIGSSTPFQTGELKKLESLLKTFHPWRKGPYTVHDIHIDTEWRSDWKWDRVLPHISPLKNRSVLDVGCGNGYHMWRMLGEGARLTVGIDPSHLFLVQFEAIRKLMGDDQRAHLLPLGIEQLPKLEAYDTVFSMGVLYHRRSPLDHLIQLKDQLVSGGELVLETLVIEGDENAVLVPVDRYAQMRNVYFFPSARALKRWLEQVGFENVRIVDENVTTVGEQRTTEWMTHNSLPDYLDPNDPSKTVEGHPAPRRAILVATKP
- a CDS encoding DUF72 domain-containing protein; protein product: MDDRVITTETLPLRLGLTMWSHSEWQSQFYGKGTKPAERLEKYTQVFHTVEGNTTFYATPSMSTVHNWKAASHDDFRFTFKLPKFITHQQQLRHCQAELKEFLMTMSPLHDRIGQWTIQLPHSFEPSMLPALQKFCTLFPKDMQLGVEVRHLGFFDKGDAEKRFNQWLVEEGINRIIMDSRPVFSAPPTTEAVIDAHQKKPRVPVHAIATANNPMIRFIGHPDQEPNIEFFKPWFAKIPSWLNEGKEPYLMIHTPDNNHAPELAIAIYKRLQKQVSENTSLLLPDLAQFPAQKGNHQISMF
- the cmoA gene encoding carboxy-S-adenosyl-L-methionine synthase CmoA, translated to MSNKDNIFSAPIDKIGDFTFDARVAEVFPDMIQRSVPGYSNIISAIGMLAERFVKPHSNIYDLGCSLGAATLSMRRHIQQEGCTIFAVDNSEAMVERCKLHVNAYRSDTPVEVIEADIREIEIKDASVVVLNFTLQFLSPDDRYALLEKIHAGLRPGGILILSEKFVFEDESSNELLIDLHHDFKRANGYSELEVSQKRSAIENVMRPDSIPVHKQRFEKIGFSSSEVWFQCFNFGSMFAIK